In the genome of Lacerta agilis isolate rLacAgi1 chromosome 2, rLacAgi1.pri, whole genome shotgun sequence, one region contains:
- the TMEM106C gene encoding transmembrane protein 106C — protein MGSLQSVGTSSYSSRRRQKEEDNDLLDNKDREEDIARFPYVEFTGRDSITCPSCQGTGCIPTEQVNELVALIPYHDQRLKPQRTKLYVLVSVLLCLLVSGLVVFFLFPHSVLVDDNGIKVVTVWFDEKNSLVVLAITATLRIRNSNFYSVAVTSLASQVQYMNTVVGTRQINNVTRIQALSDQLVNFTVKAEMGGPSSYVYFFCTLPKIRVHNMVIFMRTSVKISYIGHITQSSLETHHYVDCGANITYTQGSSRPVPTPPTRVGVAQEKNSLSQLMYFSDPSSLVSTAV, from the exons ATGGGGTCTTTGCAGTCTGTCGGCACCAGTTCCTACTCCTCCAGGCGACGACAGAAAGAAGAGGACAACGATTTGCTAGATAACAAGGATCGGGAGGAAGACATTGCTAGGTTTCCCTATGTTGAATTCACTGGGCGAGACagcatcacctgcccctcctgcCAAGGCACTGGCTGCATCCCAACAG AGCAAGTCAACGAATTGGTAGCTCTAATACCATACCATGACCAGAGGTTAAAACCTCAAAGGAC GAAACTCTATGTTTTGGTGTCGGTGCTGCTCTGCCTCCTGGTGTCGGGGCTGGTggtcttctttctctttcctcattCAGTCCTTGTGGATGACAATGGCATCAAAGTGGTTACGGTCTGGTTTGACGAGAAAAACTCCCTTGTGGTCCTTGCCATCACG GCCACTCTCCGGATCAGAAACTCCAATTTCTACTCGGTAGCAGTAACCAGCTTGGCCAGCCAGGTGCAGTACATGAATACTGTGGTTGGAACTCGGCAGATCAACAACGTCACCCGTATCCAGGCACTGAGTGACCAGCTG GTGAATTTCACAGTGAAGGCTGAAATGGGTGGACCATCTTCTTATGTATA TTTCTTTTGCACTTTACCCAAGATCAGAGTGCACAACATGGTGATTTTCATGAG GACTTCAGTGAAGATCTCCTACATTGGCCACATAACTCAGAGTTCCTTGGAGACTCACCATTACGTCGACTGTGGCGCGAATATCACCTATACCCAAGGCAGTTCTCGGCCTGTACCCACACCACCAACTAGGGTAGGTGTAGCTCAAGAGAAGAACAGTTTGAGTCAGCTAATGTACTTCAGTGATCCTAGCAGCTTGGTTTCGACTGCCGTATAA